One window of Methanobacterium alkalithermotolerans genomic DNA carries:
- a CDS encoding DUF2162 domain-containing protein has product MLDLLWQLGILSAVLVFGVKIGLAMGFAGLSKKTAVAIAAGYGAGIILLSYLISGYTDIISKVVYDYNFIIFVVLALIIIYAGFHTIREWKVHGRNKAKATCMAMIAPCPCCFGAVLAAILMAAPVIGVSSAFLGQYAGVIMGVTIISIYMASDFIVKWFDKPYPLLLGNFMLFVGLYFLASAILIPNISAVSETQTSPLNVPSLLTLFYVVVVVGALIALGVFLNRKKSTLLEK; this is encoded by the coding sequence ATGCTTGATTTATTATGGCAGTTAGGAATTTTATCAGCAGTGCTGGTATTTGGGGTAAAGATTGGGCTTGCTATGGGTTTTGCTGGTCTTTCTAAAAAGACAGCAGTGGCTATTGCAGCTGGATATGGTGCGGGAATTATTTTATTATCCTATTTGATTTCAGGTTATACTGATATTATATCTAAAGTGGTTTATGATTATAATTTTATAATTTTTGTGGTTTTGGCACTTATAATCATTTATGCTGGTTTCCATACCATAAGAGAGTGGAAGGTGCATGGTAGAAATAAAGCTAAAGCGACATGTATGGCCATGATTGCACCTTGTCCCTGTTGCTTTGGTGCTGTTTTAGCAGCTATTCTTATGGCTGCTCCAGTTATAGGAGTTTCATCTGCTTTTTTGGGACAGTATGCTGGGGTTATAATGGGTGTAACAATTATATCTATTTATATGGCTTCTGATTTTATTGTTAAGTGGTTTGATAAGCCTTATCCTCTTTTACTGGGAAATTTCATGCTCTTTGTAGGGCTTTATTTTTTAGCTTCAGCTATTCTTATTCCCAATATTAGTGCTGTTTCAGAAACTCAAACGAGTCCTTTAAATGTACCTTCTCTATTGACTTTGTTTTATGTGGTAGTGGTGGTGGGTGCTTTAATAGCTTTGGGTGTTTTCTTAAACAGGAAGAAAAGTACTTTACTTGAAAAATAA
- a CDS encoding MotA/TolQ/ExbB proton channel family protein — translation MVAVPGSELLSGGLHVVAQSLLIPVIIGLLAFIVYAVVSMGGLISEYSARIKIDVQQIEDLIKSIAHSSTTDEIIATVDSSGLPQSQKNILGEIAKSTDLGPESREALARKLIENEELKIEKSLEKTDMVTRLGPTLGLMGTLIPMGPGLAALGAGDINMLAQAIIIAFDTTVAGLAAGGIAYFISKVRRRWYEEYLSNLETLAESVLEVNKNASKAQTKTVY, via the coding sequence ATGGTAGCAGTACCTGGTAGTGAATTATTAAGTGGCGGTTTACATGTTGTAGCGCAAAGTCTTCTTATTCCAGTGATTATTGGTCTTTTGGCTTTTATTGTTTATGCGGTTGTTTCCATGGGGGGCCTTATATCTGAGTATTCGGCCCGGATTAAGATAGATGTTCAGCAAATTGAAGATTTAATTAAATCTATTGCACACTCAAGCACCACCGATGAGATTATTGCCACGGTGGATAGTAGTGGTCTTCCTCAGAGCCAGAAGAATATTTTGGGTGAGATTGCTAAAAGCACAGATTTGGGTCCGGAGTCTCGTGAGGCTTTGGCCCGTAAATTGATTGAAAATGAGGAACTTAAAATAGAAAAAAGTTTGGAGAAAACGGATATGGTCACCCGGCTGGGACCTACCCTGGGTCTGATGGGAACACTTATTCCTATGGGTCCTGGTTTAGCGGCACTGGGTGCTGGTGATATTAATATGCTGGCTCAGGCTATTATTATTGCTTTTGATACTACTGTGGCTGGTCTGGCTGCAGGAGGTATTGCTTACTTTATTTCCAAAGTGAGACGACGGTGGTATGAGGAATATCTTTCTAATTTGGAGACTTTAGCTGAGAGTGTACTGGAGGTTAATAAAAATGCTTCGAAGGCCCAAACAAAGACGGTTTACTAG
- a CDS encoding cobaltochelatase subunit CobN, giving the protein MYAEDSQGGEPTDPLEEDMKTMSYSTTSNPINEATINLNINLEHPEALAGDKLPTITLEDTDGNSYSLTSVIKIDNQKYQINFNSDKTSVKLNISSPGHVAQRLTVNLSKLNPQDSKLQGEANVNFKAYNLLIISSSDSYSKAFAESYKQLKNQGYYYNLHYFSLSQLSSDDAETKQRLEQAAIKADLIAIQMVSSPDNVAKIKSLIEKSNAMEILAIRCGVGFVDDPRFNSDDTLTREYWAQGAQENIRRFQLYILNSIGMQLKDGEDLSVVKWPNQWIYHPDSSVPTFQTWEEYYNWYQNHESYQAGAPWVGIVAYDSSFKGDNQEMHIALLRSLESKGVNVILTFSNAQGRINIMDLYFKNENQSRIDALITCVGFNYVSGVTHGVELFKDLNVPVFAPVYSSNLQEWLDNSYGLVSELHWQIAQPEIDGRIEPILMGGKENAEVDPETGILVIRFTPLGDRIERITSRVVNWVKLRNMDNMDKQIALLYYNIGGGKDGVSASYLDVVASVENILKALKEDGYHIPVDYSAEDIVDLMLHAGNNVGSWAPGELEKVVQAGAITIPISDYLAWFETLPLELQKEVLAQWGPAPGNVMIYDNQIVIPGIMLGNVFLGPQPMRGWGEDPEKIRHSNTLVPHHQYIAFYMWLQNHFDAVIHLGTHGTLEWLPGRSVGLGEDDWPDALLGNLPNIYPYIVENPGEGTQAKRRGYAVIIDHMIPPMIPSELYGELADLNDLISSYHTSLDPQRKEVLQYQIMEMILKLHIHVDLKLDMENDSFQDIVHEVEHYLEDLAEEMMPYGLHIFGAPITGELLEEMIESIVSFHPEERDNPEYREMLRKNLSHNYEIQNLLAALRAEFISPAPSGSPIRKPDVLPTGYNFYSFDPRTAPDSAAWELGKKMADDLVNSFYQEKGYYPDNVGVVLWSIESMRTNGQSIALILRLMGLEPVWSSGRLNGFKVTSLEELGRPRIDVTVSISGLFRDTFSYTIDMLDDAFRLVASLDENGEENHIRKNYLEDREKFLNLGLSPAEAENLAIARIFGPAPEAYGTGLSELTTTTTGWEDQSDLVDTYLNRMSYYYGRNQFAVSGLEAFKNQLTRIDATVQVRDGLYGVLDNDDVVQYLGGLTMAAQSLSTKEVNIYIANSRTLNVKIESLSTFLNTELRTRVFNPKWAEGLLKNGFSGANTINKHVENLFRWHSISPESVEDWMWDTVAEYFILNAGMRNQLIEANPHAFKSIAAWNLEVARRDMWNGDASMVSAIADIYIQSNLEYGVTCCHHTCANMAFNQYVMSSSSLSQNALQQFANIMESATGMKLSLPGVTNPSNPESPSNPTNPSTPSNPASTGEERDYRDAIEASDVEVEMQQESDESVGTENQKAYEVEEAHAASSAQSGVPIAAIVGVVLLLSLVAAGYFKNDLWRILKK; this is encoded by the coding sequence GTGTATGCCGAAGATTCACAGGGAGGTGAACCAACTGACCCCCTGGAAGAGGATATGAAAACGATGTCCTATTCTACCACCAGCAATCCCATTAATGAAGCAACTATCAATTTAAATATCAACCTGGAACACCCAGAAGCACTCGCCGGGGATAAATTACCTACCATAACTCTGGAAGATACAGATGGCAATTCTTACTCCCTCACTTCGGTGATAAAAATCGACAACCAAAAATACCAGATTAATTTTAACAGTGATAAAACCAGTGTCAAATTGAATATAAGTTCACCAGGACATGTAGCTCAAAGACTTACAGTTAATCTTTCAAAACTAAACCCTCAAGATTCTAAACTCCAGGGGGAAGCAAATGTAAACTTTAAAGCTTATAACCTATTGATAATCAGTAGTTCTGATAGCTACTCCAAAGCATTTGCAGAATCATATAAACAACTAAAAAACCAGGGATACTACTACAACCTGCACTACTTCAGTTTATCCCAGTTAAGTTCAGATGATGCAGAAACAAAACAAAGATTAGAACAAGCTGCCATAAAAGCAGACTTAATAGCAATTCAGATGGTGAGTAGTCCGGATAATGTGGCTAAAATTAAAAGTCTAATTGAAAAAAGCAATGCAATGGAAATTTTAGCCATACGCTGTGGAGTGGGTTTTGTGGATGATCCTCGCTTTAACAGCGATGATACCCTCACTCGGGAATACTGGGCTCAAGGTGCCCAGGAAAACATCCGCAGATTCCAGCTTTATATCTTAAATTCCATTGGCATGCAACTAAAAGATGGTGAAGATTTATCTGTGGTGAAATGGCCTAATCAGTGGATTTATCACCCTGATTCCTCAGTACCCACTTTCCAAACCTGGGAAGAATACTATAACTGGTATCAGAACCATGAATCTTACCAGGCTGGTGCACCCTGGGTGGGTATTGTGGCCTATGACTCCAGCTTTAAAGGTGATAACCAGGAGATGCACATCGCTCTTTTGAGGAGCCTGGAGAGTAAAGGAGTAAATGTTATTCTCACCTTTTCCAATGCCCAGGGAAGAATTAACATCATGGATCTTTACTTTAAAAATGAAAACCAGTCACGGATTGATGCTCTTATAACCTGTGTGGGATTCAACTATGTATCCGGAGTTACCCACGGTGTGGAATTATTTAAGGATTTGAATGTACCTGTTTTTGCACCAGTATATTCTTCTAATTTACAGGAATGGCTGGATAATTCCTATGGATTGGTAAGCGAATTGCACTGGCAGATTGCCCAGCCAGAAATCGATGGTAGAATAGAACCTATCCTTATGGGAGGTAAAGAAAACGCTGAAGTTGATCCTGAAACCGGGATTTTGGTGATACGCTTTACACCTCTAGGAGATAGGATTGAAAGAATCACCAGTAGAGTGGTTAACTGGGTTAAACTGCGTAACATGGATAATATGGACAAACAAATAGCCTTATTATACTACAATATAGGAGGAGGTAAAGATGGAGTATCTGCTTCCTACCTGGATGTGGTGGCCAGTGTGGAGAACATTTTGAAGGCCTTAAAAGAAGATGGATATCATATACCAGTAGATTATTCTGCAGAAGACATTGTGGACTTGATGCTCCATGCCGGTAACAATGTGGGATCCTGGGCCCCTGGTGAACTGGAAAAAGTGGTTCAAGCAGGAGCTATAACCATACCCATCAGTGATTACCTGGCGTGGTTTGAAACCCTGCCTTTAGAACTCCAAAAAGAAGTTCTAGCCCAATGGGGACCAGCACCTGGAAATGTGATGATCTATGATAATCAGATTGTTATCCCGGGAATCATGCTGGGGAATGTATTTTTAGGCCCCCAACCTATGCGTGGCTGGGGAGAAGACCCGGAAAAAATCAGACACTCTAACACCTTAGTCCCACATCACCAGTACATTGCCTTCTACATGTGGTTGCAAAACCATTTCGATGCAGTTATCCACCTGGGAACCCATGGAACCCTGGAATGGCTACCTGGAAGAAGTGTGGGTTTAGGAGAAGATGATTGGCCTGATGCTTTACTGGGAAACCTGCCCAACATCTACCCCTACATTGTAGAAAACCCGGGAGAAGGTACCCAGGCTAAAAGAAGAGGTTATGCGGTAATCATTGACCATATGATTCCTCCTATGATACCCTCGGAACTATATGGTGAACTGGCTGATTTAAATGATCTGATAAGCAGTTACCACACTTCCCTGGATCCTCAAAGAAAAGAAGTACTCCAATATCAAATCATGGAAATGATCTTGAAACTACATATCCATGTGGATTTGAAGCTGGATATGGAAAATGATTCATTTCAGGATATTGTCCATGAGGTGGAGCATTACCTGGAAGATTTAGCAGAAGAAATGATGCCCTATGGATTACATATCTTTGGAGCCCCTATAACTGGGGAGCTACTGGAGGAAATGATAGAATCTATTGTGAGTTTCCACCCGGAAGAAAGGGACAACCCGGAATACCGGGAAATGCTAAGAAAAAACCTGAGCCATAACTACGAAATCCAGAATTTACTGGCGGCCTTAAGGGCGGAATTTATTTCACCAGCTCCCTCTGGTAGTCCCATAAGAAAACCTGATGTACTGCCCACTGGATATAACTTCTATTCCTTTGATCCTCGTACAGCACCTGATTCTGCTGCCTGGGAATTAGGAAAGAAAATGGCTGATGACCTGGTAAATTCATTCTACCAGGAGAAAGGTTACTATCCTGATAATGTGGGAGTGGTACTGTGGTCCATCGAGTCCATGCGTACCAATGGTCAGAGTATTGCCCTTATACTACGTTTAATGGGCCTGGAGCCAGTATGGAGTTCTGGAAGATTAAATGGATTTAAGGTCACTTCCCTGGAAGAACTGGGCCGTCCCCGGATAGATGTAACGGTTTCTATTAGTGGATTGTTTCGTGATACCTTTTCCTATACCATTGACATGCTGGATGATGCTTTCCGTTTAGTAGCATCTTTAGATGAAAATGGGGAGGAAAATCATATCCGGAAAAATTATTTAGAAGACCGTGAAAAGTTCTTAAATCTAGGATTAAGTCCTGCTGAGGCTGAAAATCTGGCCATTGCCCGTATATTTGGGCCTGCTCCAGAAGCCTATGGTACAGGATTAAGTGAACTAACCACTACCACAACTGGCTGGGAAGATCAATCTGACCTGGTAGATACTTACCTAAACCGGATGTCCTATTACTATGGACGTAACCAGTTTGCAGTCAGTGGTCTGGAAGCATTTAAAAACCAGCTAACCAGGATAGATGCCACGGTTCAGGTACGGGATGGATTATATGGTGTACTGGATAATGACGATGTGGTGCAGTATCTGGGAGGTCTAACCATGGCTGCCCAGTCACTTTCTACTAAAGAAGTGAATATCTACATTGCCAATAGCCGGACTCTTAATGTTAAAATCGAGAGCCTATCCACCTTCCTTAATACCGAACTGCGAACCAGGGTATTTAATCCTAAATGGGCAGAAGGCCTGCTTAAGAATGGATTCTCTGGAGCAAACACCATCAATAAACATGTAGAAAACCTGTTTAGATGGCATAGTATTTCTCCAGAATCAGTAGAGGACTGGATGTGGGATACGGTTGCAGAATACTTTATACTGAATGCTGGTATGCGCAATCAGTTAATAGAGGCCAACCCCCATGCATTCAAATCCATTGCAGCCTGGAATCTGGAAGTTGCTCGAAGAGATATGTGGAATGGTGATGCATCCATGGTTTCTGCTATAGCGGATATCTATATCCAGTCTAATCTGGAGTACGGTGTGACCTGCTGTCATCATACCTGTGCCAATATGGCCTTTAATCAGTATGTGATGAGTAGTTCCAGTTTAAGTCAGAATGCCCTTCAACAGTTTGCAAATATCATGGAGAGTGCTACCGGGATGAAGTTATCTTTACCGGGTGTAACTAATCCATCCAATCCAGAGTCTCCTTCAAACCCTACCAATCCTTCTACTCCCAGCAATCCTGCTTCTACTGGTGAAGAACGTGACTATAGGGATGCAATTGAGGCTTCTGATGTGGAAGTGGAGATGCAACAAGAGTCAGATGAAAGCGTGGGAACTGAAAATCAAAAAGCATATGAGGTGGAAGAGGCCCATGCTGCAAGTTCTGCACAATCAGGAGTTCCAATAGCTGCCATTGTAGGAGTGGTGCTCTTACTAAGTTTAGTGGCTGCAGGATACTTTAAAAATGATTTGTGGAGGATTTTAAAAAAATAG
- a CDS encoding HisA/HisF family protein — protein MMEVIPVLDLKSGIAVSGQSGKRDTYTPLKTVYSTSSDPVMISNSLRHNGARRIYVADLDMIEKKGSNLDVAQKINLFLPVILDCGVRNLETFKFALKFAYKIIVATETLESVEELDKICEKFPASRLVVSVDVKNGKLYAPNLDLTMEEFKDKLIKLNLPEIILLDISQVGTYKGFNKDLIEKFIDLKTSLILGGGITPEDKEKLNTQGIKKVLIGSALHNGQIHL, from the coding sequence ATGATGGAAGTAATTCCCGTTCTGGATTTAAAATCAGGAATAGCCGTATCAGGACAATCAGGTAAAAGAGATACTTATACTCCTTTAAAAACTGTTTATAGTACTTCCAGTGATCCAGTGATGATTTCCAACTCCCTTAGACACAATGGAGCCCGGCGGATTTATGTGGCGGATCTGGATATGATTGAAAAGAAGGGCTCTAATCTGGATGTGGCTCAAAAAATCAACCTTTTTTTACCGGTGATTTTAGATTGTGGGGTTAGAAATCTGGAAACATTTAAATTCGCCCTCAAATTTGCCTACAAAATAATCGTGGCCACAGAAACACTAGAAAGCGTTGAGGAGCTGGATAAAATCTGTGAAAAGTTTCCTGCCTCCCGCCTGGTGGTGAGTGTGGATGTGAAAAACGGGAAACTATATGCACCAAACCTGGACTTGACCATGGAAGAATTCAAGGATAAGTTAATAAAATTAAATCTTCCTGAGATCATATTACTGGATATATCCCAGGTAGGTACCTATAAAGGATTCAATAAAGACTTAATAGAAAAATTTATTGATCTTAAAACCTCTCTTATCCTGGGTGGAGGTATTACCCCGGAAGATAAGGAAAAATTAAATACTCAGGGTATAAAAAAGGTCCTGATTGGATCTGCCCTGCATAACGGACAAATTCATTTATGA
- a CDS encoding DNA helicase PriA, producing MKCALCGFEFDETKRLESCQACLGAGCTKIKCPNCGYETLPDPEIGKKIKNFFKRRFKSEDDK from the coding sequence ATGAAATGTGCATTATGTGGATTTGAATTTGACGAAACCAAAAGGTTGGAGAGCTGTCAGGCCTGCCTGGGAGCAGGATGCACCAAAATAAAATGCCCTAACTGTGGCTATGAAACTCTACCTGACCCGGAAATCGGAAAAAAGATAAAAAATTTTTTTAAAAGGAGATTTAAAAGTGAAGATGATAAGTGA
- a CDS encoding DUF2149 domain-containing protein, producing MLRRPKQRRFTRQDEDPMAGTANLVDAMLVLSVGFLIFLVLSWNMQSVVFADMSPEERQQTMEAMKQVAELQMGQELNDTPDTSSGSGEGYVQMGKVYKDPETGKLIMIEG from the coding sequence ATGCTTCGAAGGCCCAAACAAAGACGGTTTACTAGGCAGGATGAAGATCCTATGGCTGGAACGGCCAACCTGGTGGATGCCATGCTGGTTTTATCAGTAGGGTTTCTTATATTTCTGGTATTGTCCTGGAATATGCAGAGCGTGGTTTTTGCTGATATGTCTCCGGAAGAACGTCAACAGACTATGGAGGCTATGAAACAGGTAGCAGAACTTCAAATGGGACAAGAACTTAATGATACCCCTGATACTTCCTCTGGATCTGGTGAAGGTTATGTACAGATGGGTAAAGTGTATAAAGATCCAGAAACAGGGAAACTAATCATGATAGAAGGTTGA
- a CDS encoding ArsR/SmtB family transcription factor, with amino-acid sequence MDEKDTCEIVCAHEEEVNFVKSKMLQDELLFEVSDNFKVFGDSTRLKILYALSQRELCVCDLAAALEMNQSAISHQLRVLRSKNLVKFKKVGKMAYYSLADQHVVALIELCVEHTKEKLS; translated from the coding sequence ATGGATGAAAAAGATACATGTGAAATAGTATGTGCACATGAAGAAGAAGTAAATTTTGTAAAGTCTAAAATGCTTCAAGATGAGCTTCTTTTTGAAGTATCTGATAATTTTAAAGTATTTGGTGATTCTACCCGACTTAAAATCCTCTATGCATTATCTCAAAGAGAATTATGTGTTTGTGATCTGGCAGCAGCACTTGAAATGAATCAGTCTGCTATTTCTCATCAGCTTCGAGTTTTAAGAAGCAAAAATCTGGTAAAATTCAAAAAAGTAGGTAAAATGGCTTACTATTCTCTTGCTGATCAACATGTGGTTGCATTAATTGAGCTTTGCGTGGAGCATACCAAAGAGAAGCTTAGCTAA
- a CDS encoding heavy metal translocating P-type ATPase, protein MAQKNEIDPEKIPAQKTDNFCCSHNHESGIKDQAYKTFKPEIKEFSGTQRNIKKKHNQNDIKSSCGCCAADLFEEKEPAKRRKHIYIINISALIFILGLYFNFFTTYKLPSEILFLMVVALSGYKSIPQGIKSFFKGKFNINFLVTIAVVGAFLIGEGAEGASVIFLFYIAEFLEERAGERARNSIGALLKLAPETATIKKNNQKLEVNVETIEPGDIVVIRPGDKIPVDGLVIEGNSDVNQAHITGESIPVTKVEGSKVFAGTLNGEGYLEVQVTKKSDETIISKIIKLVKDSRLKKSKTEAFIDRFANYYTPLVIGMALIVATVPHFILGHSFETWFYRALVLLVVSCPCALAISTPISMVSGITAASRKGILIKSGEYVEEMQNIEAMVFDKTGTLTWGKLEITDIIPLNNYSLPEISQIAASLESKSKHPLAQAMVNYAQESNIKLKEIKEFESITGKGLKGKINNKIFYIGKKSLFADNIEYPDEIIEKLENEGKTTIILGNDHHLIGVIGLSDKIRDTSINTISQLKSRRIKTIMLTGDNQGTARVVKEKLGLDEYYSGLLPEDKVKIMEILSSKYRSVAMIGDGVNDAPALARSNVGIAMGINGSDVAIETADITLMNDDLSKVDYLINLSKKTMAIVKQNVYTSILIKTSLAILAVFGFVPLWMGVLVGDMGLSIVVILNAYRIGNKTRNLSFRK, encoded by the coding sequence ATGGCACAGAAAAATGAAATAGACCCTGAAAAAATACCAGCACAAAAAACTGATAATTTTTGCTGTAGTCATAATCACGAATCAGGAATAAAAGATCAGGCATATAAAACTTTCAAACCAGAAATAAAAGAATTTAGTGGTACGCAAAGAAATATTAAAAAAAAACATAATCAAAATGATATAAAAAGTTCCTGTGGATGCTGTGCTGCAGACCTATTTGAAGAAAAAGAACCGGCTAAAAGACGAAAACATATTTACATAATAAATATATCTGCCCTAATTTTCATTCTAGGATTATATTTTAATTTTTTTACCACCTATAAACTTCCTTCAGAAATATTATTTTTAATGGTAGTCGCCCTTTCTGGCTATAAATCCATTCCCCAGGGAATAAAATCATTTTTTAAAGGTAAATTCAATATAAACTTTTTAGTTACCATTGCCGTAGTAGGTGCTTTTTTAATAGGTGAAGGCGCAGAAGGAGCATCAGTTATATTTTTGTTCTATATTGCTGAATTTTTAGAAGAACGTGCTGGTGAAAGAGCCAGAAATTCAATAGGCGCCCTGTTAAAACTGGCCCCGGAAACTGCAACTATTAAAAAGAATAATCAAAAATTGGAAGTTAATGTAGAAACTATTGAACCGGGAGACATTGTGGTTATACGGCCTGGTGATAAAATTCCAGTAGATGGACTGGTAATTGAAGGTAATTCAGATGTAAATCAGGCCCATATAACTGGAGAAAGCATACCGGTAACTAAAGTAGAAGGCAGCAAAGTTTTTGCTGGCACCCTCAATGGAGAAGGCTATCTGGAGGTACAGGTTACCAAAAAGAGTGATGAAACTATAATATCTAAGATTATAAAGCTGGTTAAAGATTCCCGGTTGAAAAAATCAAAAACTGAAGCTTTCATTGATAGATTTGCAAATTATTACACTCCCCTGGTAATAGGAATGGCCCTAATTGTGGCCACCGTACCTCATTTTATCCTCGGCCATTCTTTTGAGACCTGGTTTTACCGGGCTTTAGTTCTTCTGGTGGTTTCATGTCCCTGTGCTTTAGCCATATCCACACCCATATCTATGGTTTCTGGAATAACCGCTGCAAGTCGAAAGGGAATATTAATAAAAAGTGGAGAATATGTAGAAGAAATGCAAAATATTGAAGCCATGGTCTTTGATAAAACAGGAACACTCACCTGGGGAAAATTAGAAATTACAGATATCATCCCCTTAAATAATTATTCCCTCCCTGAAATTTCCCAAATAGCAGCATCACTCGAATCAAAATCTAAACATCCCCTGGCCCAGGCTATGGTTAACTATGCTCAGGAATCAAATATAAAACTTAAAGAAATTAAAGAATTCGAATCAATCACTGGTAAGGGTTTAAAGGGAAAAATCAATAATAAAATATTCTATATTGGTAAAAAGAGTTTATTTGCAGATAATATTGAATATCCTGATGAAATTATAGAAAAACTGGAAAATGAAGGTAAAACTACCATAATCCTGGGGAATGATCACCACCTTATAGGGGTCATTGGACTCTCAGATAAGATAAGGGATACCTCCATCAATACCATTTCCCAATTAAAAAGCAGGAGAATTAAAACAATAATGCTCACCGGAGATAACCAGGGGACAGCCAGAGTAGTAAAAGAAAAATTAGGCCTTGATGAGTATTATTCTGGACTATTACCTGAAGATAAAGTAAAAATTATGGAAATACTATCAAGTAAATATAGAAGTGTGGCCATGATTGGTGATGGAGTAAATGATGCACCTGCACTGGCCCGGTCAAATGTGGGTATTGCCATGGGAATTAATGGTTCTGATGTGGCAATAGAAACTGCAGATATAACCCTAATGAATGATGACCTATCTAAGGTGGATTATCTGATTAATTTAAGTAAAAAAACCATGGCTATAGTTAAACAGAACGTTTATACATCTATTTTAATTAAAACTTCCCTGGCTATACTGGCGGTATTTGGATTTGTTCCTTTATGGATGGGGGTTTTAGTAGGAGATATGGGTTTAAGTATTGTGGTAATATTAAATGCTTACCGTATAGGGAATAAAACCAGAAATTTGAGTTTTAGAAAATAG
- a CDS encoding metal-dependent transcriptional regulator has product MISEPAEEALEKIWVFQEDHPDNPLSPEIKSFNPQVIKELEDLKFIQKEEGEFKLTSEGMEEAKNVIRRHRLAEKLLHDILGLSGEDMETAACNFEHIMEGGVEESICNLLSHPDKCPHGKPIPPCECRTQGGHRHGHGHHQCDCTAGVKTIIDKTVLPLNKMDKGEKGEIVYIKSSKRDNLQKILAMGVLPGRKIEIIQTYPSYVFQMEHTQMAVDKDIAESIYVGSGSN; this is encoded by the coding sequence ATGATAAGTGAACCTGCTGAAGAAGCACTGGAAAAAATATGGGTTTTTCAGGAGGACCATCCTGATAATCCCCTTTCCCCGGAAATAAAATCATTTAATCCCCAGGTTATTAAGGAACTGGAGGATTTAAAATTTATACAAAAAGAAGAGGGAGAATTCAAACTAACCTCTGAAGGTATGGAAGAAGCCAAAAATGTTATAAGAAGGCACCGGCTGGCTGAAAAATTACTCCATGATATTTTAGGATTAAGTGGAGAGGATATGGAAACTGCCGCCTGTAATTTTGAGCATATTATGGAGGGTGGAGTGGAGGAGAGTATCTGTAACCTCCTATCCCATCCGGATAAATGTCCTCATGGTAAGCCCATACCTCCCTGTGAGTGCCGCACCCAGGGTGGACATAGACATGGACATGGACACCATCAATGTGACTGTACCGCAGGGGTTAAAACCATCATAGATAAAACGGTTCTACCCCTTAATAAAATGGATAAGGGAGAAAAAGGAGAGATAGTATATATAAAATCATCTAAAAGGGATAACCTGCAGAAGATACTGGCCATGGGGGTACTACCTGGTCGTAAAATAGAGATTATCCAGACCTACCCCTCCTATGTATTCCAGATGGAACACACCCAGATGGCGGTGGATAAAGACATTGCCGAGAGTATCTATGTGGGATCAGGAAGTAATTAG